The Thermus filiformis genome contains a region encoding:
- a CDS encoding YhjD/YihY/BrkB family envelope integrity protein: MLRRFLTLYQEAHLSFFAAALAYYALFSLMPFLFLLLGVFGFFLKDPSLERSVLEALSAFTESLFPTHPETAGALLGFLTRGAFPLTLASGLLLLWSSSNFFAALTHVLTLLFGGNKPRGGLRSRVLGLLLPLVFGLGLILLAFLGLGLGFLLRFLPPEARRLVPGLLPLAATYALFFLAYLLLPPTRPGPKAAATGAALATALFEAVRLGLPGLLPRSQYELLYGPLAGFVLVLLGFYLTMWVLLAGALVVRLLSRM; this comes from the coding sequence TTGCTCAGAAGGTTTCTCACCCTCTACCAGGAGGCCCACCTCTCCTTCTTCGCGGCCGCTTTGGCCTACTACGCCCTCTTCTCCCTGATGCCCTTCCTCTTCCTCCTCCTGGGGGTCTTCGGGTTCTTCCTGAAGGACCCCAGCCTGGAAAGGAGCGTCCTCGAGGCCCTGAGCGCCTTCACCGAAAGCCTCTTCCCCACCCACCCGGAGACCGCGGGGGCCCTTTTGGGCTTCCTGACCCGGGGCGCCTTCCCCCTGACCCTGGCGAGCGGCCTCCTCCTCCTTTGGTCCTCGAGCAACTTCTTCGCCGCCCTGACCCACGTCCTGACCCTCCTTTTCGGAGGGAATAAGCCCAGGGGGGGGCTGAGGAGCCGGGTTTTGGGCCTTCTCCTCCCCCTGGTTTTCGGCCTCGGCCTCATCCTCTTGGCCTTTTTGGGCCTGGGGCTGGGCTTCCTCCTCCGCTTCCTCCCCCCGGAGGCGAGGCGGCTCGTCCCCGGCCTCCTCCCCCTGGCGGCCACCTACGCCCTCTTCTTCCTGGCCTACCTCCTCCTCCCCCCCACCCGGCCTGGGCCCAAAGCCGCCGCCACCGGAGCGGCCTTGGCCACGGCCCTGTTTGAGGCGGTCCGGCTGGGGCTTCCGGGCCTCCTTCCCCGCTCCCAGTACGAGCTCCTTTACGGCCCCCTGGCGGGCTTCGTCCTGGTCCTTCTGGGCTTCTACCTGACCATGTGGGTGCTCCTGGCGGGGGCGCTCGTGGTCCGGCTCCTTTCGCGCATGTAG